In the Salarias fasciatus chromosome 13, fSalaFa1.1, whole genome shotgun sequence genome, one interval contains:
- the LOC115399522 gene encoding oocyte zinc finger protein XlCOF22-like isoform X1, with protein MTSVQALREFISERLTAAAGEIFTAFLQTIVPFEEEIDRQRKLLQISSKLKTKSHRTESPQQHIGEQKSSSSVEQEEHEAPHIKEASVPDGEGDDSHHSERDWSSQRLTAAAVEICTLFEQAIVRSQEEVERQHRLLETIWKPQIKLHRAELQQHHDCREEQLFKQETHCCLEQEEPEPPQIKEEPEEQEEPEPPQVKEEPEEPGLLHFKEEQEDSEPPQTEDQEELGTSQEGEQLLLKFESDSFKVPSVEEQSDLREPEEEPDSEQFLSQDSEVHDGRKQNDSESAVNAELGKSSIFHSDGVENFPESEKQAGCEKILCEETCGETVRKKPKLSQDSGTVTEKKKKFSCEVCGKGCTYQSVLLIHMRSHTGERPFSCQTCGKSFIRRFHFLRHMRTHTSEKPYSCQTCAKHFSRQSNLLVHLRTHTGEKPFSCMTCGKSFNEKGSLSVHMRTHTGEKPYSCQTCGRSFGHRGSLQRHVKTHGMVCVYLNRYSAQQHTLTKTKFGKMFGARL; from the exons atgacttcagttcaggctttaaGAGAGTTTATCAGCgagagactaactgctgctgctggagaaatcttcaccgcGTTTCTACAAACTATCGTCCCcttcgaggaggagattgaccgacagagaaaactgctgcaaatcagctccaaactgaaaaccaagtcacacagaacag agagtccacagcagcacattggtgagcagaagagcagctccagtgtggagcaggaggaacatgaagctccacacattaaagaggcgtctgttcctgatggtgaaggtgacgattcccaccactctgagagagactggagcagccagagactgactgctgctgctgtggagatcTGCACCCTGTTTGAACAAGCTATTGTCCggagccaggaggaggtggagcgtcAGCACAGACTGCTGGAGACCATCTGGAAACCTCAGATCAAGTTACACAGAGCAG agctccaacagcaccatgactgtagagaggagcagctctttaaacaggaaacacactgctgtctggaacaggaggaaccagaacctcctcagatcaaagaggaaccagaagaacaggaggaaccagaacctcctcaggtcaaagaggaaccagaagaaccaggacttctacaCTTTAAAGAAGAACAGGAGGATTCAGAACCTCCTCAGACTGAGGATCAGGAGGAACTGGGTACCAgccaggagggagagcagcttctcctgaagtttgaaagtgattcctttaaggttccttctgttgaggagcaaagtgacctgagagaaccagaagaagaaccagactctgagcagttcctctctcaggactctgaagtccatgaTGGAAGAAAACAGAATGACTCAGAATCAGCTGTAAATGCAGAGCTGGGAAAAAGCAGCATATTTCATAGTGACGGAGTGGAGAACTTTCctgagtcagagaagcaggctggatGTGAAAAGATTCTTTGTGAGGAAACATGTGGTGAAACTGTCCGAAAAAAACCTAAATTAAGTCAGGACTCAGGAACTGtcactgagaagaagaagaagtttagTTGTGAAGTCTGTGGTAAAGGTTGTACCTATCAGAGTGTATTGTTGATccacatgagatctcacacaggtgagaggccGTTTTCTTGTCAAActtgtgggaaaagtttcatcCGACGGTTTCACTTTTTGcgtcacatgagaactcacacgagtgagaagccgtattcttgtcaAACATGTGCGAAACATTTCAGTCGACAGagtaatttgttggtccacttgagaactcacacaggtgagaagccattttcttgtatgacatgtgggaaaagtttcaatgAAAAGGGTTCTTTGTcggttcacatgagaactcacacaggtgagaagccgtattcttgtcaGACATGTGGGAGAAGCTTCGGTCATCGTGGTTCGTTGCAGCGCCATGTGAAAACTCATGGTATGGTATGCGTTTATTTAAACAGGTACAGtgcacaacaacacacactgaccaaGACAAAGTTTGGAAAGATGTTTGGTGCCAGGTTATAG
- the LOC115399522 gene encoding uncharacterized protein LOC115399522 isoform X2 produces MTSVQALREFISERLTAAAGEIFTAFLQTIVPFEEEIDRQRKLLQISSKLKTKSHRTESPQQHIGEQKSSSSVEQEEHEAPHIKEASVPDGEGDDSHHSERDWSSQRLTAAAVEICTLFEQAIVRSQEEVERQHRLLETIWKPQIKLHRAALFTRLGTPNALSLLLHSVLPLSHTAPPLVWRWNHSNSI; encoded by the exons atgacttcagttcaggctttaaGAGAGTTTATCAGCgagagactaactgctgctgctggagaaatcttcaccgcGTTTCTACAAACTATCGTCCCcttcgaggaggagattgaccgacagagaaaactgctgcaaatcagctccaaactgaaaaccaagtcacacagaacag agagtccacagcagcacattggtgagcagaagagcagctccagtgtggagcaggaggaacatgaagctccacacattaaagaggcgtctgttcctgatggtgaaggtgacgattcccaccactctgagagagactggagcagccagagactgactgctgctgctgtggagatcTGCACCCTGTTTGAACAAGCTATTGTCCggagccaggaggaggtggagcgtcAGCACAGACTGCTGGAGACCATCTGGAAACCTCAGATCAAGTTACACAGAGCAG CTTTATTCACCAGACTGGGAACTCCAAACGcactctctcttcttctccactctGTCCTTCCACTCAgccacacagcgccccctctggTGTGGAGGTGGAATCACAGCAACAGCATTTAG